The DNA window CTAAATCTTTTATTGTTATACTTCTATTATTTTCTTCATGTTTTAACAAAGTTCCTAATTGATAAagaatttttctaattttttgaatatttatatcTTCATCAATTTCCTTATTTCTATTAATTTCATCAAGTGTTTCttgtatattatttatttcattaagaccattttttattttattaaatgtatAATCTAcaattttatcgatattttctattaataaaataatatttttattttatttcattcatgtatattaattaattttttcaaataatgccattattttaattttcttttactaTTTTAACTTTTTCTAGCAGTGACCAGCTAAGTCATTAGAGAGTTAGTCTTGGTTTCCCTTCCATATTAAATTCtattactttaattttttttttattttgaaaaaaaactaacATGTGTCCCAAGGACACAGATTaatatgatatttataaaaatattttcttggaacACATCCATTGAATGtgttgaaattttaaataaatacccTAATGTACCTTAAGGGTACATGTGTCCCTTTTATTTTTATGCACACTCAAAAAATTGTTTCTACATACAAGTATTTGTTTTATAACTTGTTTCTTCTAAAGTCTAAAATATTAAGACAACACTATTGAAAATGGAAAACATTCACATACATAAATAAATGCTTGAGCAGATGTTAGACGTAGTATTCATGTTCTAGAAAAACAATCATCcgctaataattttatttaaatctaaaaataaaatagaacatGCTTTTCATAATACAAATCATTTGAATCATTTGTTAAGCATCATAAATAGACTTTAgagaaaaatgattttatatatatatatatatatatatatatatatatatatatatatatatatatatatatatatatatatatatatatatatatatatatatatatatatatatatatatatatatatatatatatatatatatatatatatatatatatatatgtccaaTTAATTTCTTGAATTAATTTGTCTATGATTCTATTTCTTAAACATGTCCAAAAATAACAAGTGTTTACTTTCATGTGAGATTATCATTTTCAAGAGAATTGAAACCTTTCAAACAAATAGTAtatgttaaatttaatttatttgtttaagAGTAAGTATCATGCAtaactaaataaaacttatcttgATCATAAATACAAACCTACCCTCTTAATGTAGcaaaatctaaaaatataattgttatttttttactTAGTAAATTAAAGATAGGATAAAACATTCAATTAATTTTTCTATTATAAGTCAAGTTTTCCATTTTTTAAGCTTAACCTTAActttcttcatctatataaatcAAGGATCTTCCTCCTTGCTATaacatctttctttaaaaaaaaaatatggttttCTCGAGCTTGATGAACTCCATTGCTTTGACCCTCTGTATTATAATTTTAGCAGGTTATAATCATCAAGCTCGGGCATTGAATCGCGCCTTTTTTGGTAATTTCGGAAAGCCTAGACCTTATGAAGAAGGTTTATGTGCTTCTTTGATCACCATTCATGGTTACAAATGCCAGGAACTTGAAGTAAGAAAATTTTGAATTAAAGggtttttgtttaaattatttttaattatatacataAATCGCAAAATTTTGTTTTCATAAGCCTTTCCTAATACGTAAAGATTTAAATTATAGTTAAAATTTTCATTCTAAGCATAATATGTGCGATTAATATTTTCAGGTTACAACTAAAGATGGATACATTCTTAGCGTTCAAAGGATTCTAGAAGGTCGAGTTAAGGCTGGTAATGTCACGAAGGAGCCTGTAATTGTACAACATGGAGTTATGGTGGTAAGtgaaatcaattcattttaattcataattttactttatagttttttttttttttgaattacaaTATCTAAGATAAATCATGTTTATATGATATATTGTTGAATATTTTGAGATATGGTTGTATATAGGATGGAGCAACATGGTTTATGAACAGTCCAGAGCAAAATTTACCTATGATTCTTTCTGATAATGGCTTTGATGTGTGGGTTGTTAATACTAGAGGAACCAAACATAGTCGCAAACACACTCACCTAGATGCCTCTAGACCGGTATTTacctcaaaataaaaataaaaatttattttgatgtttgaaccaagtgaattaaatttttttttttctatgtAAAAAAATTGTAGGAATATTGGTCTTGGTCTTGGGATGAATTGGTGGCTCATGAAATGCCTGCTGTTTTTGATTTAGTCACAAAGGAAACCAAACAGAAGATACATTATGTTGGACATTCTATGGTAATGTATCACATGAAtaaccttttgtttatattaaaataatttataatatcaaTTGCGGTTGGGAGGGATTGGAATCACTAgtggtaaaaataaaaaaaataaaaaaaattataatactaaAAATGAGATTTTGTTTCGCAGGGGACTTTAGTAGGTTTGATATCATTGGCAGAAGGTAAATGGGAAAATCAGATCAAATCGGTAGTATTGTTGAGTCCTATCGCATATTTGAGCCGAATGACAACGGCAATTGGACGTCTTGCTGCAAAATCCTTACTCGGCGAGGTAGATAAACTAATCAATATCAGCAACTCTTGTTATTTGGACTTGAATTCTCTATTGTCTAAATTATTTTACCGTCATTGCAGCTAGTTTATCTTAGATGAAAATATATCACATAATGACTTTTGCAAaacaaatttttgaaatttaactAATTGATCTTGACCAAGGTCATTGATTAGAGTGAATCCATCTTAATCATTGGATAAAGAACATATGGCTCACTTCGTgatttatcaaataatttttttgaaatttccacCATTTAAACTTTACCAAATAATGAGTTTATATAGCGCACTTAATACATTTGATTTGTTGGATAGAGATACACAACTTATATCATtgctttaaaaaatcaaaaatttgaaattaaaccATTTGATTTTAATAAATGATTAAGATACTTAATCGCGACAAACATGTGTTTGTTATTTTAAAagtataaaattttatattaatgcaTATACGttcctaatttaaattaattattttgttttgtcaAACAGAGTCTTACTGTTATGCGGATTGCCGAATTTGATCCCAAAGGGTAAGAAAATAGAAATTACAATTTTATCtcctcatattttaaaatatattagcatatatttctattatatatattaatattattttcttttcaacataTTTTTTTAGGATTCCTGCCACCACCTTCGTCCAGGGTGTTTGTGCTCAAAATGGACTAGATTGCAATAATTTATTCACTTTAATAACAGGTTTGAATTTTCtttcatttatcaaaatttaaatttaaattgacacaaattcacttttttttactaaatgtataatattttttttaattgtcctATTTTAGGTGAGAATTGTTGCTTAGATAAAGCAGCTTTTGATGACTTCATGAAAATTGAACCCCAATCATCATCAACAAGAAACCTTTTACATTTAGCTCAGAGTAAGAATTGTTGTTTGATTCaaacaaattataaattatatatcttTTTAATAGCAAAGCAAGAATCATATATAATTATAACAAATTTGTTATAAATTTATGCAGTTGTTCGAACTGATAAAATATCGAAATACGACTATATGAGACCACACTTAAACATGTTGAATTATGGACATCTAACACCTCCGGCCTATGATCTCTCGAAAATTCCTAAGAACCTTCCAATTTTCATGAGCTACGGTGGTACCGACGCACTTTCCGATGTCGCCGATGTTAAGAAGCTCTTAAGTGACCACTTTCATGACCATGAAGCAGACAAGCTTACTGTTCAATTCGTTAGCAATTATGCTCATGGTGACTACATGTTTGCTATAAATGCCCATGAAGTAGTGTACAAAAACGTTACATCTTTTCTCAAACGAAAATTTTGAGGTGTGCCATTTCTCTAATTTCCCTTATAGCAATTTTGAAAAATGTTACAAAGTTGCTGTATGTGGGAAATTAGTTTTGCTATCACTAAACTTAAATTAAGTTTTTGTTTAGTGATGGTAATAATATTTTAGgttttattagaaaaaaaattccaTATTTTTGGTATATAGGTTCAAAGCAACACACATGCTTTTTCAGCATTTGCTTTGTAGTAATATATATCCAAATTTGGAATAAAGGAAGCACATCCATCTTACTTTATTGGATCACCTATctcattaaatatttataataaaatttatatataatttatctatctatctatatattgtgtgtgtttttttgatttaaaaaagtttttgtattattttcttaaaacttGTACATGAGTTAAGAATTTGCaaataatatttataacttaatttccaaatgataaaaaaaaaaactaaaatttgcaaaaaaaacatttataacttaatttccaaatattaattaaaaaataaaaaatgtactaaaataaacaatgttaaatatataaaaacatgTCACTAGTAAAAGTGTAGTCAAATGCTATGAATTGGGGGTGTTGAGTGATTGTTAAAATGAGGTATAAGATTTGATCTATGTGGTAAAAAAATTTACATCCTCTAATAAATTAACCTCTAATGTTTTGctataaaaaattgtaaaatagaACATAAAATATTAGTAATTACTATATTATAGTTATATGCATTTAATTAACTGTacattaattataaatatgtGACTCATGACAACTTTGTTTAAAAGCCAAGCTTTAATAATCATTATACCAACCTGAATATACTTTGAAGCCAATCCAAACTCTGAAAAAAGTTCTAGATGACCAAACTACTTTGTTGAACCAATTTGGCACAATCATGAAATCCTTATATTTATTAATCAAGAAGTCACTTTGAAAAGAATTCACAATTTAATATTTGTTAAGGGTGTGTATGCACATGATATTTTTTGGCCTTGCTTATAAATATATGGATGAATCGGTAGAAATGTTCAAGCAGAAATTAATCTCTGAGAGTGATATAGAAAGGGAAAAAACAAAACATGGGGTGCAAGAACATGATTTTGGTGGTGCTAATAGCAACTTTGATCACAAAAGAGGTTTTAGCAACACAACATGTTGTTGGTGGAAACCAAGGTTGGGATCCTTCCTCAGATTTTGATTCATGGAGTTCAAGCCAAACATTCAAAGTTGGAGATCAACTTGGTATGTTTCTTATCCAAAAAAATTATGTTAtcgatttaacttttttttttatcaagatTATGGTCGCAATTGTATAGGCCCAATTGCGATCATGGTTTTTTAAAATGCGGTCGGCAACTATAATTATAGATGGAACATTGAGATTTTCAaatgactttattttatttattaatttcttttgcagtTTTCAAGTATTCTCCAATGCATAGTGTGGTTGAACTAGGTAATGAAAGTGCCTATTCAAAATGTGATATTAGCACCTCCCTAAACTCCTTAAGCAGTGGAAAAGATGTTGTGAAATTGGACAAACCAGGTACAAGGTACTTCACTTGTGGTACTTTAGGTCACTGTGGTCAAGGCATGAAGGTGAAGATCAAAATTGTGAAAGGGAATGGATCTTCTTCCACTGTATCATCACCGTCGtcatcaccatcttcgtcttcttcttctacttctccTTCTACTGATGCATCTTCAGCTTCCCAATACTTTGCATCCCTTGTGCTCATTGTCACACTATCTTTTGTCACAATGATTTCTTTGTTTTAATTAATGATATGAAGTTGAGCTTATATAATGTCATATTCTATAAATATGTAACATTGTTGAATAAAAGACCGAGAATAGACATACTTTATACAtagatttttaagtttttttcctCCATATATATAGTATTATAAGAGTGAATGTATATGTGAACATTTTTATCTTTATCTCTCTATGCATTGGTCAAAATGATACAGATGTGCAGACATCAGACACACTTTCAATTAGAAGTCTTTCTCACCAGACACACACAAAAAGTATTTGACATTAGACATTGACACGAGTCAATACAAACGAACACACTTCAATCATAAGTATTGATGTTTCAGAGTATATAACTATCTCGTATAAGTGTTTTTGTTTAACGTAATTTCTTAAACTATTTTTGAAGTGAgtatgaaaataaaatgaaaacataTGTTATAGGTGGAACATTGTAATGGTTTTTAGGACAGTTGAACTGTTTGTAGTTTCTTGATTTTCGATTTGTAGAGGACATGTTGGATTGTTGATgaagtgatgatgatgaatcaCAAGGTGGGCATTTTACTAGGAATGGTAAACCATATTGACATGCTGATGTGATGAAGCTTATATATTTTTCCTTTCctgcataaaaaaaaaagttaaagttTTCATCATTAATCGCTTAATCTAGgaggaaaaaaaaaagttaatttcgTTTCATTATAACCAAACTACCTTCACCAAAATGACCACATTTTCCTTCATGGCAAAGTTCAATGAATGCCCTTAGAACAAATAATTCCCATTGATCCTGTAAATATTGACAAGAGCTTCTTCAAAATAAGTACTTATTTGGTTAGAATATATTAAACGCATTGGAATATCAAATCATATatatgttaagactttcatctgTCTAAAATAGATTTAATTGTATATCCAAATTTATTATACTATTAGTGTAAGAATTTTTACACTATCACATAACTTCAAATTGTTTGTGCATGACGGTTGAAATAGTTAGGATTAAAGATTAAAGTCAATTTTTAATTATGTTTatgtaaaaaaattgaattggaaggatatttaaaataagtaaatcaaTTTCTTTTTTAGACTTATTTAGTCTTAGCGTGTctcttaaattaatataaataagtttTACTTTGATCTAGTATctatcaaaaaaaaattttttttgacaaaaagcAAACTCAActcatattattaaataaaaatcattCAATATAAGGAGGACTCAAATAAAACACCATGCGTCGAGATCAAGAATTGGCCGCCCGTGTTAGACTATGAGCAACACAATTAACTTGACGCTTTACAAAATTAACCTCGAAGTCATTACGGGAAATAAGAAGATTCTTAATATTAGCATTGATCAAACTAAATTCAGAGTTACGTGTGAAGGAGCGTGAATAACTTGAACCACCAATTGCGAGTCACTTTAAAAAATGATATGATTCAAGTCTAGCTGGATTACTCCTCGAATAGCTTTCTTCATCGCCAACACCTCTGCTTCAACAATGGAAAATCGCCTATGCTCTCACGATGTACCAGCCACCCAAAACCCCCACCATAATCTATAACACACTATCCTCTATTGGTCGTGCCAAGTTGGTCATTAAATCCCGCATCTACGTTACATTTCAACCAACCCGATTGTGGAGGTTGCCAAGCACTTTGATGATATGGATTCTAATCATGTCATCCCCAGGAGGATCTTGGGGAAAAAAACCAATCCTTCCACAAATGGTAACCATGCGCACCTAGGTGATTAACGTCCATTTTTTCTTCATTCCAGATCCAATTGTTCATGTTATTCCATAACATCCAAACCATCACCGCCACTCTCCCTGCTACTTTGGAGTATTCCTTATTACATATATCTTGGATCAATTTCTGCGCCTTGTTCATAGTGGCAAGCTGCGACTTGATAACATGTTCAAGCCCTGCAACATTCTAATAATTATTTGTTACTGTACAACAAAATAAAATGTGTCATTTATCCTCCACTTCAGCATTACACAACTGGCAACTAATGGGGCAAGTAACAAAGCATTGTCGGAGGTTTTTCCTGGTAGGAAGGCAGCCTCGACACAATCTCCACGAAAGATGTTTAGTTTTTGGTGGCGCTGTAATCCTTCcatctttttatttataaatttatgctCCTTGTGCCACCAGAGCTTATAACCTGTTTTAACACTATATATTCCATTTCGCTCTTCCTTCCAAACCATGCAATCTTCCGTAACATCGGTCACAAGGGGAACTATAAAATATTATTAGCAGTTTCAGTTGAAAATAGTTGACAAATTTTGGTGTGATCCCATTCTTTACGATGAGGATCCATAAGTTCTTGGACCGTCAAATTATAAACATGTTGCTCTTGTGGTGTTTCCATCCAACAACCCCCTTGCCCTCTCATCCACAAATACGACATCACCTTTATACTCCTCCCATCTTCAATGCTCCACCTACTCCATAAGGCTAGCATATTCCGAGCTTTCCATAAACTCCTCCACACAAAGCTTGAATTGTTCCCTATAATCGCTGCTAGAAAAGACGAGTTAGTAAATATTTAGCTTTGAAAACTCTAGACACCAACATATAATGGTTAGTCATGATATGTCAGCCTTGCTTCGCCACCATGGCTTTGTTGAAAGATTTCAAGTCCCGGAACCCCAAGCCACCCTCCTTCTTTGGATACGTCAAAGTCTCCCATGCTAGCAATCTTATACCCTTATTGTTACTACCTCTTCCCCATCAAAACGAGTTTAACATTTTCTCTATTTCTTCCATAAATGTATCAGGCAAAATAAACACACTCATAACATAAGTAGGAATTGCCTGCAAAACAAATTTAATCATGATCTCTTTTCCGGCTTTAGACATAGGTCGGCCTCTCTAGGAATTGATTTGGTTCCATATCCGGTCTTTAACAAAAGCAAATGTCGCCTTCTTGCTTCTGCCCACCATCGACGGTAACCCCAAATATGCCTATACCCAAAACATGAAGGACACCCATGATTCGAGAAAGATCTTCCTGCATTTGTTTACTTAAGTTACGAATGAAGAAAACTTCGAACTTAGTCAAATTGATTTCTTAGCCCGATGCCTCTTCATACACCTTCAGAATCTCCATTAGATTTCGAATTTCAACAAGATTAGCCCTGCAAAACAGAAAACAATTGTCAACAAAAAGTAGATGAGACACCGACGGAGCCCCCTACATATTTTAATCCCATGTATGTTCCCTTTGTTCATTGCGTTCCTGATTTAATCCTTAAAAATTATTGTGCTAGCTAActtattctattttattaatttttaattttaaatgttttaaacaggacaatattttttatgtctaccatagactttatttatttttttaattttaaccattaaattttTTAACGAATTTCACATCTTTGGATCTTGATGATATTCGTTTCCATATCTTCATCTAATATTTGTTCCATactttttcatcttcatctttatcTTCACAATCAATTTCACTGATCTTCATCAAAATCTCAAAAATTTGcagagaaattaaaattaaactgttgagatattattgggattgatatattattaatataatatcaaatataatctaatttaataatatcaaatataatccaagttgtgtaagcCCAAGCTCAATcagggttgtatataaatagtcctagtctgtatcattatttgtataagagttaaatatgtttttggtccctctaaatatagtGGTTTTCAACTTTAAtccctctaaatattttcttcaaagaatggtcctcttaaaaattttaattttaacttttggtccctcatggcaaaatcgtagctaaaacgGCATCTAATTCTGTCGCTAAATAAAAAACTGTCGCTAAAACCGCCGCTAAAGTCGTCGCTAATTTGTAAAAACCGTCACTGAATTGCaagagggaccaaaagttaaaattaaaatttttaggaggatcattctttgaagaaaatgtttagagggactaaagttaAAAACCActatatttagagggactaaaaacttatttaaccatttgtataattcaatttaataatataatccttatttcttttattctctCTATTCTATCCTCACTGAAAATGAATCACACACTAACAAACTGGTATCCAGAGCTTCTAGTTATTGTTCTTGAGAACTTCACGTCAGAGACCATGTTTTTAGTGAACATGAATCAATCGCTGCAAAGATGAATGGTACTAATGGCATTCTAAGTTCGCTTCCAATGCTTGACGATAAAAATTGGATCCGATGAAGAAAATAAAAGCAATTCTTGTTTGGCTTTCATGAAACCCTATAAGTGGTTACCGATGGGCGATGGTGTTCCTGCGTTGGCTGCAAATGCATCAGACGCACAGAAAATAGCCCACAATGAAGCCAAGAAAAAGGATTGCAAGGCTGCGTATTGCATTCAAACGGCGGCTGATACATCATATTTTGACAGAATCTCTCATGTTGAATCGACGAAGGGGCATGGGATATTCTTgtcaaatattataattattttttctctACAACGGTGCATTTTAATTAGTACATTCTAATATtctgaaattattatttttttattttacatgtaTTATAACAAAAATACATTACTAAGTACtagataataaaaaaacaaatttattagAATGTGTGAAATGGTTTCATGAGTTTATTATTGTAAAATGCATTGTTTTATTTAGTTAATGTTAAAAGtaaatattttcttgtttttggAATAATCAATTATGATATACCCAAAAATTATGTTTGTACAACGGCGATCAAACGATCCAGTCCAAAACAAGAGATACAGTCAAAAACCAAATCAGCTAACCTAAACTAAGGCATCATAAGTCTAGCTACATACTCTCTCCATTTAGGTTTGGTCCAAGCCATGTATATCAAGCTATCTGTAATTTGTTGTCCTATTTTGAGATTACTTATATTGCCCCTATAGCAAGTATCATTTATGTATTTCCAGCATTCATACAAAAGTTCTGCAAAAGTTGCTTTAATCATAATTGCTTTTACTCATGTTCTGTTACTTTCCTTTATCATCCATTGTAGATCTCTTGTCCAATCTCCAAGTGAGTGCTCAATTTGCATCTACTTGAGAACTTTCGTACAAATAATTTTCATGCCATTGCAGTCATAGAATATATGCTATAAAGTTTCCACATTAGGACAAAAATAACGCTTGTCGTTATCAATTAAACTGAACATGTGCAGTCTTTCTCTATTTTCAAGTTTTTCGTGGCATGTTATCCACACGACAAACTGAGCTCATGGTCTCGCCACACAACCATAAAGCAGTTTCCTCCATTGGACTTCTTGAAGATTCTATTTGATAGCATAAGACATTTTCTTCGCGGGAAACTTCTTACTACTTTGAGCCCGCTGCCACTCCTGTGTTTGTTAAGCCTTGTTTATTTGCTTGATAATTGCTTTGAGGATCCACAAGCACGTCATCTTTATTGACA is part of the Vicia villosa cultivar HV-30 ecotype Madison, WI linkage group LG2, Vvil1.0, whole genome shotgun sequence genome and encodes:
- the LOC131647448 gene encoding triacylglycerol lipase 2-like, producing MVFSSLMNSIALTLCIIILAGYNHQARALNRAFFGNFGKPRPYEEGLCASLITIHGYKCQELEVTTKDGYILSVQRILEGRVKAGNVTKEPVIVQHGVMVDGATWFMNSPEQNLPMILSDNGFDVWVVNTRGTKHSRKHTHLDASRPEYWSWSWDELVAHEMPAVFDLVTKETKQKIHYVGHSMGTLVGLISLAEGKWENQIKSVVLLSPIAYLSRMTTAIGRLAAKSLLGESLTVMRIAEFDPKGIPATTFVQGVCAQNGLDCNNLFTLITGENCCLDKAAFDDFMKIEPQSSSTRNLLHLAQIVRTDKISKYDYMRPHLNMLNYGHLTPPAYDLSKIPKNLPIFMSYGGTDALSDVADVKKLLSDHFHDHEADKLTVQFVSNYAHGDYMFAINAHEVVYKNVTSFLKRKF
- the LOC131647449 gene encoding mavicyanin-like; amino-acid sequence: MGCKNMILVVLIATLITKEVLATQHVVGGNQGWDPSSDFDSWSSSQTFKVGDQLVFKYSPMHSVVELGNESAYSKCDISTSLNSLSSGKDVVKLDKPGTRYFTCGTLGHCGQGMKVKIKIVKGNGSSSTVSSPSSSPSSSSSSTSPSTDASSASQYFASLVLIVTLSFVTMISLF